From the Diachasmimorpha longicaudata isolate KC_UGA_2023 chromosome 15, iyDiaLong2, whole genome shotgun sequence genome, the window tcataattatttacatttatttaaatctttttaaaaagaaaatgtgCCTCACAACTTGAACTTCTATGGCTATCAGTTCTCGCCACTGTCGcaacataaaaatatattttctaaaGCGATAAATATTTTCGATATCACAAATTGTCGAAGTTCAGATGATATTAAACACTAAAATTGCTTTCATATCTAGAATGGCTGTCTAAAATCGTAATAACAACCAGTTGAATGAGAAATTACGGCCACGAGGACATTTTAAAATGCCCCAAGAAATGGCGGGAAGAGCTATTAGTGGCAATCTTCACTCAATACATTTCTTCGTAACTAGGTGCACAGTTGCACTGATAAAGCAAAAATAGTGTCATTATCATCGATTGATCGTAAACCGCAAGCATTACGGAGGGTCATTTTTGAGTcgagtgaataaataaatcgaacaAAAATGCCGATTGATTTTGCAGCGTTTGCTTACGCAGCCTCTGTTGCCGGCGGTGGAATTTTAGGCTATGTAAAAGCAAGTGAGTTTGTCAACAATATTGACTGCCCGATAAATACATAACAACAAATTCTGAACTTTTTTCTCTGGTAATGAATATTGGTGATAGGATATCACTGCCTCACTGGGAGCATCTTGACAGAGCATTTTTAACGATGACTTGCTCATTCTGTTGCATTCCAATTCGAAGTTTATAATCctttatttttacgtttttctggTTGTGCCTAGAAATTATGTGGAATGTCATGAAATATGGAGACATGATGGTTTAAttagaaaatgtatttttatttatgttgtttaactttcaacaaaaaaaagttgagaatTCAGATCTTTAGCTGCAAATTTTACAGCATTTATGTACAATTTTCCCATAATTAACCTTCAAAATTGCGAATTTTGTAGCGCATACACTGACATAATATTAAAAACATTATTCTTAGCGTTTCATAACATTCTAGGTAACTTGCAATTGAACTTAGAAAATTGAAACATCCGTCAAAGACAGcacttccattcggaagctGAAGAAGTAAAGTTAAAGCTCAAAATCTGATATTTTGTGACACAATTGacattatttataattcaattaagATGGAATTTCAGCTCAATGGTTTTTGATATGTagtaaattttggaaaaatcatttttctcaaattttttcgatttggAAGCACGAACTGCGACTAAATTAAATTCGATTAatgcaaaaattttctttgtaGTGATATCCGTAAAAATAAGTCGAAATATCGGACGTTAACGAGGGATAACTCCTGGTCGTTATGATTAGGTTTGAACAAATTGAGATAGTACGTCGAATTACGGTACAATTCTAGGTTTATCTTTTTAAAAGATGGTGTATatgggaaaaatcgaattgggACAATATCATTTCAACTATTCGTTTTTTAAAAGCTCATCGTGGTGTTCTCTATCGAGATTATTGGAATATAAGTATAGTTCAATAAATAAAGGAGTCTCTATGGCAACAACATACCCTACGATCTGCTTAATTGTCACGAGGAAGGCACCTTTCAACAAAGGAACCGTCCTCCAGAGAGTGAGGGCACAAGGAAAGGTTTGGTCAAGAAAGAAACAATAGTTTTATGACCACAAAGGCACCCAGCCCTTTGTATAAAATTTAGCATTTGCTTTGGATCAGCTCTGTCTTCGAGTGTGAAGTATAACCGATCATAAATTAGGGCTTAGCCAGAACTATCTCCCCAAAAAGTTATAAATCGgggtcgagtgatttttgtatGACCTTGAAACCAGTGTTCAAACACCCAATAGAAATCGATCAACGTATCAAAAAGATCcttcaggaaatttttaagaTATGAGcacttttaaaaatatatttttcatagtcTAAATGTCGTTGTAGCACGCGTAAATATAATGATAGAAAGCAGAAATTTTAGCTACTAGATAGTGTCATTGGCTGATCTTTGTATCTAAAATTTGAGGCCGATGGATTCCGTAGTGCTTGGTACCAAATAAATCAaaggagaaagaaaaagttatgaaaaatgataaattataacTTTGTCGATGATTTTTGCATAGGGGAGGATTAACTAGTTTTGGAGAATAATAATTGTAGTGGATTGTCTTGTTACTCTGTTCAATATAGTGAATGTCAGATAAAATATTGCGACAGTGCAATAGTCatactttttattttcgttttctACATTGAAAAACGTGAGGAAGCATAAGGATAGGAATTCACTTGACTTAGAAAGTGACgaaattttaacaaaatttataaGGATTTAATATGGGACTGGTAATCGTAACGCTTAGATATTGTTCCATTGAAACAGAATCAATCCCCTCGTTGGGTGCTGGACTACTCTTTGGGTCCATACTGGGGTATGGAGCATACCAAACCTCTCAAGACCCTCGAAACTGCGCTGTTCTCCTGGGGACAAGTACCGCTCTGGGTGGAATCATGGGGTATCGTTTCTATAACACGAAGAAAATAATGCCTGCTGGTATGATTTGCGTCATAAGGTAAATATCCTCATTCTTCAAACAACAGATTTTACAAATTATCGATCACCTGTAATTTCTTCCAGTTGCGCGATGGTCGTTAGAATAATTTGGAGGTCCTTCCAATCTCCTGAAGCACCGCTGAAAGCTGATTAAATGCCACAGACAAATTCTTCGGAAATAGGAGAGAAGTTTTATATACCAGTGAAAGAAAAGCTTAATATTGTTTAACCGGTAGTTTAATCAAGGGTAGCGATTGTGGAGATTATTGTAAATCATAGGAGAGGTTTTGATATGTAAAAAGTTTATTTGTAAAACATTTTTGCTTTAGTAAACtgattttcaattataaaaGTTTTTGTTGGCAAAATATTTAAGGTTATTTGATGCAAAGAccaattgtaatt encodes:
- the LOC135169814 gene encoding transmembrane protein 14C encodes the protein MPIDFAAFAYAASVAGGGILGYVKAKSIPSLGAGLLFGSILGYGAYQTSQDPRNCAVLLGTSTALGGIMGYRFYNTKKIMPAGMICVISCAMVVRIIWRSFQSPEAPLKAD